In the genome of Dermatobacter hominis, the window GAGCCCAAGAACGCGCTGGTCAAGCAGTACCGCAAGTTCTTCGAGCTCGAGGAGGTCGAGCTCGAGTTCACCGACGAGGCGCTCGCCGCCGTCGCGGACCAGGCGCTGGCCCGGGGCACCGGTGCCCGTGGCCTCCGGGCCATCCTCGAGGAGGTCCTGCTCGGGGTCATGTACGAGCTGCCGTCCCGCACCGACGTGAGCAAGGTCGTCGTCGACGAGGACTCGGTGCTCGAGAAGGTGAACCCCACGCTGGTGCCCCGCACCGGCAAGCCCCGCTCCAGCCGCCCGCGCCGCGCCGCGTCCTGAGCGGCCGCGCCGACCGCGCCCGCCCGCGTCCGGACCGCCTCCCCATGGGCATCGTCGACTCGCTGGCCTGGCTCGACTCCCACCTGGACCACGAGTCCAGCTCCGTCGGCATCGCCGCGGGCCGGGTCGAGGGCTTGGACCTCGCCGCCATGTCGGAGCTGGTCGGGCTGCTCGGCGACCCGCAGACCGACGTGCCCGTCATCCACGTGACCGGCACGAACGGCAAGGGGTCGGTCACCGCGATGGTGGTGGGGCTGCTGCAGGCCCACGGGCTGAGCGTCGGCAGCTACACCAGCCCGCACCTCGAGCGCATCAACGAGCGGATGCGCCGCGACGGTGAGCCGATCGACGACCAGACGCTGTCCGAGGTCCTCGACGGGCTCCGCGCCGTCGAGCCGCTGCTCTCGTCGCGACCGACGTGGTTCGAGCTGGTGACCGCCGCCGCGCTCCGGTGGTTCGCCGAGGCGCCGGTCGACGTCGCGGTGGTCGAGGTCGGCCTGCTGGGGCGCTACGACGCCACGAACGTCGTCGAGGCCCAGGTCGCCGTGGTGACGGGCGTGGGCGGCGACCACACCGACTTCCGGCCCGGTTGGGAGCTGGCGGTGGCGGGGGAGAAGGCGGGCATCATCGGTCCTGACGCCGCGGCCGTGCTCGGCCGGATGGAGCCCGAGCTGCGCGACGTGTTCCGTGCCGAGGGCCCGGCCTCGCTCGTCGCCGAGGACGTCGACTTCGAGGTGCTGTCCAGCCGACCCGCCATCGGCGGGCGGCTCGTGGAGATCGCCGGGGTGCACGAGCGCTACGACGAGATCTTCCTGCCGCTGCACGGCGACGTGCAGGCGCACAACGCCGCCGTGGCCGTCGCCGCGGTCGAGTCGTTCTTCGACCGGGCGCTCGACCCCGACCTCGTCCGTGACGGGCTCGCGCTCGTCCGCCTCGAGGGGCGGGCCGAGGTGGTCGCCCACCAGCCGCTCGTGATCCTCGACGGCGCCCACAACCCCGACGCGCTGCGGGCGCTCGGCGCCACGCTCGACGACGAGTTCGCGACCGTGGGCTCACGGACCGTCGTGCTCGGCCTGCTCGCCGGCCGTGACCCCGATCAGGCCGTCGAGGCGCTCTCGTCGCTGCGGCCCGACCTGGTCGTGTGCACCACTGCCGATCCCGACGACCGGGGGCTGCCGGCCGAGGTCCTGGCGGCGGCCTGCGAGCGGGCCGGCCTGGCGCACGAGGCCGTCGCCACGCCGGCCGAGGCCGTGGCGCGGGCGCTGGCCCACGCCCAGGAGGAGGACCTCGTGGTCGTCACCGGCAGCTTCCGGCTGCTCGGCCCGGCACGGGCCGTGGTCGCCGCCGCCCTGTCCTGACCGGGGCGCGCCGGTCGACGTGGCGCGGCGTCGGACCCGGCGTGGGTCAGGCGAGGCCGGGGAACCAGAGCCCGATCTCGCGGGCGGCCGACTCGGTGCCGTCGGAGCCGTGGACCAGGTTCTCGTTGGTGGTGGTGGCGAAGTCGCCGCGGATCGAGCCCGGCTGGGCGTCCTCGACCTTCGTCTTGCCGATCAGCGTGCGCATCAGGTGCCACGTGCCGTCGTCGGGGCCCTCGACCACCATGGCCACGACCGGTCCCCGGGTCAGGAAGGTGACGAGCTCGCCGAAGAACGGCTTGTCGGCGTGCTCCTCGTAGTGCGCCTCGACCAGCGCGACCTCGGGGACTCGCATGTCCATGGCGACGATCCGCAGGCCCTTGCGCTCGATGCGGCTCACGATCTCGCCGACCAGGCCCCGCTCCACGGCGTCGGGCTTGCACATGATGAAGGTCCTGGTCACGGGTCTCGCTCCTGTCGTCGGTCCGGGGGTCCGGCGGGCGTGCCCGGCACGGCGGCGTGCGGCGGGGCAGGGGATCGAAGGGTAGGAGCGACCGGGGTGCGACGGCGAACCCGAGGCTGTGGCGTCGCTCGGGTCCCGCCCGGACCGTTTCGTCGCGGTCCTGAACCGACCGACAGGGGGCACTGGTCGGACGCTCGTCGAACCGTTAGGGTCTTTGCGGTCCTGTTGCGACGCCCTCCGTCGCACACCGCCGTCCTCGGGGCCCGCCCACCTCGCGGACGCGCCATGCGCGGGTGACCGTCCGGTCACACGCTCCGTCGACGCCCGAGTAGTTTGAGGACGCACCTATGGCACGGTTCAACTCGTCGTTCCTCGGCCGTGACATGGCGGTCGACCTGGGCACCGCCAACACGCTCGTCTACGTCCGCGGCGAGGGCATCGTGCTGTGCGAGCCGTCGGTCGTCGCGGTGCAGGTCAAGGACGGCCGGGCCGTGGCCGTCGGCACCGAGGCCAAGCGGATGATCGGCAAGACGCCGGCGCACATCCAGGCCATCCGCCCGCTGAAGGACGGCGTGATCTCGGACTTCGAGGTCTGCGAGACCATGCTCCGCTACTTCATCCAGCGGGTGCACAACAGCCGGTTCTCCAAGCCGCGGATGATCATCTGCGTGCCCTCCGGCGTCACGGGCGTCGAGCAGCGCGCCGTGCAGGACGCAGCCGAGTTCGCCGGGGCCCGCAAGCCCGCCCGCATCATCGAGGAGCCGATGGCGGCCGCGATCGGCGCCGGGCTCCCGGTCCACGAGCCGACCGGCAACATGATCGTCGACATCGGCGGCGGCACCACCGAGGTCGCCATGATCTCGCTGGGCGGCGTGGTCACCAGCCAGTCGGTGCGCGTCGGCGGCGACGAGCTGGACGACGCGATCATCCAGTACATCAAGAAGGAGTACAGCCTCGCCCTCGGCGAGCGCACCGCCGAGGTCGTGAAGATGGAGCTCGGCTCGGCGTGGGAGCTGGAGCAGGAGCTGCAGGCCGAGATCCGCGGCCGCGACCTCGTCACCGGCCTCCCCAAGACGATCGTCACCTCGACCCACGAGATCCGCGAGGCCATCGAGGAGCCGGTCTCCTCGATCGTCGACGCCGTGAAGGTCACCCTCGACAAGACGCCGCCCGAGCTCGCCGCGGACGTCATGGAGCGCGGCATCGTCCTCGCCGGCGGCGGCGCGCTCCTCAAGGGCCTGCCCACCCGGCTGGCCCAGGAGACCGGGATGCCCATCCGGATCGCCCCGCGACCGCTCGAGGCGGTCGCGCTCGGCTCCGGCATGGCCCTCGAGGAGTTCCCGGCGCTCGAACAGGCCGGTCTGTTCTCCTCACACCGCGACTGAACCCCGTGCGGACCGTCGAGACACGACGACGCTCCCGGTACGTGCTGCTCGTCCTCAGCCTGCTGGCCGTCACGCTGATCACCCTCGACTCGCGGGGCGTCGGCGTGTTCGACGGGATCCGCGGCGCCGCCGGCGACGTCTTCGCCCCGGTCGGCGACGCGTTCGCCTGGGTGACGACGCCGGTGCGCAACGCCTGGGGCGGCGTGTCGGACTACGAGGACCTCGAGGCCGAGAACGAGCGCCTTCGCGAGCGGGTGGCAGAGCTCGAGGGCAACGAGGACAAGGCGGCCAACGCGATCGAGCAGCTCAAGCGCATCCAGGAGCAGCTCAACCTCGGCTTCGTCGGCGACGTGCCGCTCCAGGTGGCGAGGGTGGCGTCCGGGCCCTACTCGAACTTCGACTCCTTCCGGATGGAGATCGACAAGGGGAGCGACGCCGGCCTGGCGGTCGGGATGCCGGTCGTGGCCAACGCCGGGGAGACCGGTGGCGGCCTGGTCGGTCGGCTCGAGCGCGTCAGCCGGACGCGGTCGGTGGTGCAGCTGGCCACCGACCCCGACTTCGGCATCGGCGTCCGCCTGGCCAGCACCCAGGACGTGGGGTTCGGGCACGGCGGCGGCGACTCCGACCGCTTCGTGGTCGACAAGGGGATCGAGATCGGCGACCCCATCCAACCCGGCGAGGTGGTGCTGACGAGCGGCCTCGAGAACTCGGTCATGCCGCCCGACATCCCGGTCGGCACCGTCGACAAGGCGAGCCCGAACGGGAGCACCGGCCTGCAGGTCCTGCTCGTGAACTACGCGGTCGACTTCTCCCAGCTCGACGTCGTGCAGGTGATGAAGTGGACGCCGCAGCGGTGACGGGCCGGTGATCGAGGGCAGCTCCCTCATCCGGTGGGTCCTGCTCGTGACGGCCACGCTGGTGCTGCAGATCGGCCTGGCGACCCAGATCAGGGTCGCCGGCGTGCACCCCGACCTCCTCCTGCTGGTCGCGATCTGCGCCGGGCTGGTCGGCGGTCCGAGCACCGGCGCCGGCGTCGGGTTCGCCTGCGGGCTCCTCTTCGACCTGTTCCTGCCGGGGCGCTTCGGCGTGACGGCCCTGGCCTACCTGCTCGTCGGCTACGGGTCCGGCGTGGCCGGCGACGCCGTGGCCCGGCCGACGCGGTGGATCTCGGCGGGGATCGTCGCCCTGGCCAGCGCGGCGGGCACGCTCGTCTACGCCGCGATCGGCCAGTTGCTGGGACAGCGCTCATTGTCCGATCCCAACCTGGGCGCCATCGTCGGTATCGTCGCGGCGTTCAACGCGCTCTTGGCGGTCCCGGTCCTGGCCGTCTGCCGCTGGGCGGAACCGGAGGACGTGCGCCTCCGGGCGCGCTGATCCCCGCCGTCACCCGCACCGCCCGCCACCCAGGTCCCTCCGCACCCATGTCGTCGCCCCTCCTCCACGCTCCCGATCACGCCGGCGGGCGCGGGCACCTCGCCGGAGACGAACGTGGACACCGAGGCGGGCATGGACACTGACTCCCGCCAGGTCCGGCTCAGCGCGCTCGGCATCGTGGCCGTGTCGCTGTTCCTCGCGCTGTTCGTCCGCCTGTGGTTCCTGCAGGGGATCGACCGGCAGAAGTTCGAGGTCGCCTCGGCCTCGAACCGCCTGCGAGTGATCCACGAGGAGGGCCCCCGCGGCCGGATCCTCGACCGCAACGGCAAGGTCATCGTCGACAACCGGACCTCCCGGGTGGTGGCGCTCGACCGGGAGCCCCTGCGGAAGATGGACGAGGAGGAGCGGACGCAGCACTTCGACGAGCTGGCCCAGACCCTGACCGACCTCGGGCGGCCCACCAAGGTCGATCTCATCCAGAAGCGCTACGCCGACCAGCGCTACGCCCCGCAGGAGTACGTCCCGATCGTCGACGACGTCACCGAGGAGGTCGAGATCTACCTCTCGGAGCGGGCCGACCGGTTCCCCGGCGTCGTGGTCGAGACGCGCGCGGTGCGCGCGTACCCCTACGGCTCGCTGGCCGGGCAGGTGCTCGGCTACGTCGGCGAGACCAACGAGAAGGAGCTGGCCGCCAAGGGCGGCACGCTGCCGGCCGGCGCCACCACGACGGACCCGCCGGCCACCACGACGACGATCGAGGGTGTCCCGCCGAAGCCGTACCAGCCGGGCGACCTGATCGGGAAGTCCGGGGTGGAGCAGTCCTACGAGGACTACCTCCGGGCGGTCCCCGGCAGCCGCACGATCGAGGTGAACGCGAAGGGCGACCTCATCGACGTCGTGAAGCAGGAGGAGGCGAAGGCCGGCGACGACGTGTGGCTCAGCATCGACATCGACCTCCAGGCCCAGGCCGAGCGGCTGCTCAAGGCCAAGATCGAGTCGCTGCGCGGGCGGACCGATCGGACGACCGGCGCCAAGCTGAACGTGCCGCAGGGCTCGGTGGTGATCCAGGAGCCGATGACCGGGCAGATCCTGGCGATGGCGAGCTACCCGGAGTTCGATCCGGGGCAGACGGTGAACGGCATCTCGTCGGAGCTGTGGGCGCAGCTCAACGACCCGGCCAACGGACGGCCGCTCTACAACTGGGCCCTCCAGGGCGCCTACGCACCCGGGTCGACGTTCAAGCCGTTCACCGCGTACGCGGCGATGTCGAGCGGCCTGCTCCCCACCGGCAACGAGAGCTACGTGGACAACGGCGTCTACAAGCTGAAGGCGTGCAAGGGCACGAAGTGCGAGTACCAGAACGCCGGCCGCAACGCGCACGGCCGGGTCAACGTGCCGCGGTCGCTCACCGTGAGCTCGGACGTCTACTACTACTGGATCGGCGAGCAGTTCTGGGTCGGCCGCGACCGCTTCGGCAACACGCCGATCCAGGACTCGGCCAAGGGGTTCGGCCTCGGCGACCGCACCGGGATCAAGCTGCTGGGCGAGAACCAGGGTCGGCTCCCGACGCCCGAGGCGCGCCGCGAGGCGTACGAGGCGAACCCCGAGGCGTTCGCGACTGGCGACTGGTTCACCGGCGACAACATCATCACCGCCATCGGCCAGGGCGACGTGCTGGTGACGCCGCTGCAGCTGGCCGACGCCTACGCCACGCTGGCCAACGGTGGGACGCGCTTCCGGCCCCAGATCGTCTCGAAGGTCACCCGCAGCAAGGACCCGACCCTCCCGCCCGGCCAGGAGGGCAACTTCGAGGTGGTGACCCAGGTCGAGCCCGAGGAGCTGGGCAAGGTCGCCATGACGCCCGAGCAGTACAACCAGATCGTCAGCGGCCTCGTCGGTGTGACCCAGAGCGGCGAGGGCACGGCCTCGGCGTCCTGGCGGGCCAGCCCGACGGCGTGGCCGATGGCGGGCAAGACCGGCACGGCCCAGGTCAAGGACAAGGCCGACACGGCGCTCTTCGCCGGGTGGGGCCCGGTCGCGCCCGGCGGCGTGCCGCAGTACGCGATCAGCGTGATCGTGCCCGAGGCCGGCTTCGGCGGCGACGTCGCCGCCCCGCTCGCGTTCCGCATCCTCCAGCCGGCCAGCTCGGGCCAGCTCGTCCCGGCCTGCACGGTCGCGGACCGGGCCAACTGCGACCTCGCGTCGATCGCCGCCAGCAGCGCCAGCCAGCGCGACGTCGGTTCCGGAGGCCCGGGATGACGGCGGTGCACCGATGACCAGGACCTTCACCGGTACCGACCGGTTCCGCTCCCGCGACCTCTCGGCGCCCTGGCGCCACGTGGACGTCGCGCTGCTCGTCGTCGTCGGGCTCATCGTCGTGATGGGGACGGCGATGGTGTACAGCGCCACCCGCAACATGGACGGCGGCACCGGCTACATGCTTCGCCAGGGGATGTTCATCATCCTCGGCCTCGGCCTGATGGCCGGCCTCGCCCTCGTCGACTACCGGCGGATCGCGGACTGGTGGCAGCTGATCTACGGCCTGTCGCTCGTCGCCATGGCGGGCGTCTTCACACCGCTCGGCTCCGTCGTGAACGGCACGAAGGGCTGGTACCGCTTCGGCCCGTTCTCGCTCCAGCCGGCCGAGTTCGCCAAGCTCGGCGTGATCATCGCGGTCGCCGCGTACCTCGGCCACCAGGAGAAGGTCGACCTGCGGCGCCTCGCCGTGGCGCTGGGCCTGTTCGCCGTCCCGACCGCGATGACGCTGCTGCAGCCCGACCTCGGCTCGGCGCTGGTGTTCATCGTGATCGCGCTCGGCATGCTCGTCGTGGGCGGCGTGCAGATGCGCCACCTGCTCGTGCTGGTCGTGCTGGGGCTGGTGGCGGTGTTCGGCATCCTCAACTCGGGCACGCTCGACCAGTACCAGAAGGACCGGCTGACCTCGTTCGTGACCCCCAACGGCCAGTCGTACAACGTCGAGCAGGCCCAGCAGGCCATCGGCTCCGGCGGCCTGACCGGCTACGGGTACACCAAGGGGCCCCAGACCCGGGGCGGCTACGTGCCCGAGCAGGAGACCGACTTCATCTTCACCGTCGCGGGGGAAGAGCTCGGTTTCGTGGGCGCCGGGTCGCTCGTCATCCTCCTCGGGCTCCTGGTCTGGCGGATCTGGCGGGTCGCCCAGCTCGCCGCGGACCCGCTGGGGACCCTGATCTGCGTCGGGATCATGTCGATGTTCCTGTTCCACATCTTCGAGAACATCGGGATGACGCTCGGGATCATGCCGGTGACCGGCATCCCGCTGCCCTTCGTGTCCTACGGCGGCTCCTCGCTGATGACGTCGTTCGCCGCGGTCGGCCTGGTGCAGTCGGTCCACATGCACCGCTACGCCTGATGCGCCGGGCCCGGCGTGGCGGCTGAACCCGGTTCCGTGCCCGAACGTCACCGTCGGTACACTTCACGGACCATGTCCGTCCACCAGGCCGACGCCCCCGGGGCGCCCTCAGGTCCGGGCGGCTCCGTGTGGGACCGCCTGGAGCCGCTGCTGCACCGGGTCCAGAAGCCCGCCCGGTACATCGGCTGCGAGGACGGCAGCGTCAACCCCGACTGGTCGGGGATGGGGCCCACGAGCCCCGTCGTCGCCTGGTTGATGACCTATCCCGACACGTACGAGATCGGCCTGCCCAACCAGGGCCTGCAGATCCTGTACGAGATCCTCAACGAGCGCGCCGACGCCGTCGCCGAGCGGGCGTACGCCCCCTGGGTCGACCTCGAGGCCGAGATGCGGGCCTCCGGCCTGCCGCTGTTCAGCGTCGACACCCACCGGCCCGCGACCGACTTCGACGTCGTCGCGTTCAACCTCTCGGCCGAGCTCAACTACACGAACCTCCTCAACTGCATCGACCTGGCCGGCGTGCCGGTCCGGGCGGCGGAGCGGCGGGCCCACCACCCGCTCGTCGCCGTGGGCGGCCACTGCACCTACAACCCCGAGCCGATCGCCGACTTCGTCGACCTGGTCGTCCTGGGCGACGGCGAGGAGGTCGTCACCGAGATCAACCGGGTCGTCTCGGCGTGGAAGTCCTCGGGCCGCGGTGACCGGGAGGACGTCCTGCGGGCGCTGTGCGCCGTGCCCGGCGTGTACGTCCCGGCCGCCTACGAGGCCCGCTACGACGGGCCGGCGCTCGTCGGCGTCGAGCCGATCTGGCCCGAGGCCCCCGAGGTGGTCGAGAAGCGGACGATCGCGGACCTGGCCGAGTGGCCGTACCCGAAGCAGCAGCTCGTGCCACTGACCGAGGTCGTCCACGACCGGCTCAACGTCGAG includes:
- a CDS encoding bifunctional folylpolyglutamate synthase/dihydrofolate synthase; translated protein: MGIVDSLAWLDSHLDHESSSVGIAAGRVEGLDLAAMSELVGLLGDPQTDVPVIHVTGTNGKGSVTAMVVGLLQAHGLSVGSYTSPHLERINERMRRDGEPIDDQTLSEVLDGLRAVEPLLSSRPTWFELVTAAALRWFAEAPVDVAVVEVGLLGRYDATNVVEAQVAVVTGVGGDHTDFRPGWELAVAGEKAGIIGPDAAAVLGRMEPELRDVFRAEGPASLVAEDVDFEVLSSRPAIGGRLVEIAGVHERYDEIFLPLHGDVQAHNAAVAVAAVESFFDRALDPDLVRDGLALVRLEGRAEVVAHQPLVILDGAHNPDALRALGATLDDEFATVGSRTVVLGLLAGRDPDQAVEALSSLRPDLVVCTTADPDDRGLPAEVLAAACERAGLAHEAVATPAEAVARALAHAQEEDLVVVTGSFRLLGPARAVVAAALS
- the ndk gene encoding nucleoside-diphosphate kinase produces the protein MTRTFIMCKPDAVERGLVGEIVSRIERKGLRIVAMDMRVPEVALVEAHYEEHADKPFFGELVTFLTRGPVVAMVVEGPDDGTWHLMRTLIGKTKVEDAQPGSIRGDFATTTNENLVHGSDGTESAAREIGLWFPGLA
- a CDS encoding rod shape-determining protein; this encodes MARFNSSFLGRDMAVDLGTANTLVYVRGEGIVLCEPSVVAVQVKDGRAVAVGTEAKRMIGKTPAHIQAIRPLKDGVISDFEVCETMLRYFIQRVHNSRFSKPRMIICVPSGVTGVEQRAVQDAAEFAGARKPARIIEEPMAAAIGAGLPVHEPTGNMIVDIGGGTTEVAMISLGGVVTSQSVRVGGDELDDAIIQYIKKEYSLALGERTAEVVKMELGSAWELEQELQAEIRGRDLVTGLPKTIVTSTHEIREAIEEPVSSIVDAVKVTLDKTPPELAADVMERGIVLAGGGALLKGLPTRLAQETGMPIRIAPRPLEAVALGSGMALEEFPALEQAGLFSSHRD
- the mreC gene encoding rod shape-determining protein MreC; the protein is MLLVLSLLAVTLITLDSRGVGVFDGIRGAAGDVFAPVGDAFAWVTTPVRNAWGGVSDYEDLEAENERLRERVAELEGNEDKAANAIEQLKRIQEQLNLGFVGDVPLQVARVASGPYSNFDSFRMEIDKGSDAGLAVGMPVVANAGETGGGLVGRLERVSRTRSVVQLATDPDFGIGVRLASTQDVGFGHGGGDSDRFVVDKGIEIGDPIQPGEVVLTSGLENSVMPPDIPVGTVDKASPNGSTGLQVLLVNYAVDFSQLDVVQVMKWTPQR
- the mreD gene encoding rod shape-determining protein MreD; this translates as MIEGSSLIRWVLLVTATLVLQIGLATQIRVAGVHPDLLLLVAICAGLVGGPSTGAGVGFACGLLFDLFLPGRFGVTALAYLLVGYGSGVAGDAVARPTRWISAGIVALASAAGTLVYAAIGQLLGQRSLSDPNLGAIVGIVAAFNALLAVPVLAVCRWAEPEDVRLRAR
- the mrdA gene encoding penicillin-binding protein 2, producing the protein MDTDSRQVRLSALGIVAVSLFLALFVRLWFLQGIDRQKFEVASASNRLRVIHEEGPRGRILDRNGKVIVDNRTSRVVALDREPLRKMDEEERTQHFDELAQTLTDLGRPTKVDLIQKRYADQRYAPQEYVPIVDDVTEEVEIYLSERADRFPGVVVETRAVRAYPYGSLAGQVLGYVGETNEKELAAKGGTLPAGATTTDPPATTTTIEGVPPKPYQPGDLIGKSGVEQSYEDYLRAVPGSRTIEVNAKGDLIDVVKQEEAKAGDDVWLSIDIDLQAQAERLLKAKIESLRGRTDRTTGAKLNVPQGSVVIQEPMTGQILAMASYPEFDPGQTVNGISSELWAQLNDPANGRPLYNWALQGAYAPGSTFKPFTAYAAMSSGLLPTGNESYVDNGVYKLKACKGTKCEYQNAGRNAHGRVNVPRSLTVSSDVYYYWIGEQFWVGRDRFGNTPIQDSAKGFGLGDRTGIKLLGENQGRLPTPEARREAYEANPEAFATGDWFTGDNIITAIGQGDVLVTPLQLADAYATLANGGTRFRPQIVSKVTRSKDPTLPPGQEGNFEVVTQVEPEELGKVAMTPEQYNQIVSGLVGVTQSGEGTASASWRASPTAWPMAGKTGTAQVKDKADTALFAGWGPVAPGGVPQYAISVIVPEAGFGGDVAAPLAFRILQPASSGQLVPACTVADRANCDLASIAASSASQRDVGSGGPG
- the rodA gene encoding rod shape-determining protein RodA is translated as MTRTFTGTDRFRSRDLSAPWRHVDVALLVVVGLIVVMGTAMVYSATRNMDGGTGYMLRQGMFIILGLGLMAGLALVDYRRIADWWQLIYGLSLVAMAGVFTPLGSVVNGTKGWYRFGPFSLQPAEFAKLGVIIAVAAYLGHQEKVDLRRLAVALGLFAVPTAMTLLQPDLGSALVFIVIALGMLVVGGVQMRHLLVLVVLGLVAVFGILNSGTLDQYQKDRLTSFVTPNGQSYNVEQAQQAIGSGGLTGYGYTKGPQTRGGYVPEQETDFIFTVAGEELGFVGAGSLVILLGLLVWRIWRVAQLAADPLGTLICVGIMSMFLFHIFENIGMTLGIMPVTGIPLPFVSYGGSSLMTSFAAVGLVQSVHMHRYA